One Ailuropoda melanoleuca isolate Jingjing chromosome 14, ASM200744v2, whole genome shotgun sequence DNA segment encodes these proteins:
- the LOC105242076 gene encoding uncharacterized protein LOC105242076, whose product MDFKGQQTWLLSPVQFPLHRVLGLNGPSACSGGSSSSTQETLIGPVPQGQTFGSQGRRGPVTRTHGGASRRARVCCISEVVRQHVLEEWKAGVRRPGVWWPTPSPRMNAAPSGSREAPTAPEDRNCGSEDNKPQQGPSVTDHGLSSMPSPHRASAGTHADGISPPSLGRDSCGQRYPTRSMVLGDFFPEPSKSPSGKRVFHVVTSPSWCHRRHGSEPSGGPRRSPGMMKLGGLERSGDSRSHGATTRRAISRVPAPARP is encoded by the exons ATGG ACTTTAAAGGTCAACAGACTTGGTTGTTATCACCAGTACAGTTCCCACTTCATCGGGTCCTGGGTCTGAATGGCCCCAGCGCCTGCTCAGGGGGGTCCAGCAGCAGCACCCAGGAGACGCTCATAGGACCCGTGCCACAGGGGCAGACATTCGGATCCCAGGGACGGCGTGGACCGGTCACTCGTACTCACGGAGGAGCCAGCAGGCGTGCGAGAGTGTGCTGTATTTCAGAGGTGGTCCGACAACATGTCCTAGAGGAATGGAAG GCGGGGGTCAGGAGACCTGGTGTCTGGTGGCCGACTCCGTCACCGCGAATGAATGCTGCGCCCTCCGGCTCCCGGGAGGCTCCAACAG CACCTGAAGATAGGAACTGCGGGTCAGAGGATAACAAACCCCAGCAGGGGCCTTCTGTGACCGATCACGGGCTGTCTTCCATGCCATCTCCCCACCGAGCTTCGGCAGGGACTCATGCGGATGGCATCTCCCCACCGAGCCTCGGCAGGGACTCATGCGGACAGCGTTATCCG ACACGCAGCATGGTCCTGGGTGACTTCTTTCCGGAACCTTCCAAATCCCCATCAGGGAAAAGAGTGTTCCACGTGGTCACCAGCCCATCATGGTGCCACCGGAGACACGGCTCGGAACCTTCTGGTGGGCCCCGCCGCTCTCCGGGG atgatgaagcTCGGAGGTCTGGAGAGGTCGGGTGACTCCAGGTCCCACGGGGCAACCACACGGAGGGCCATCTCCAGAGTTCCAGCTCCAGCTCGGCCGTGA